DNA from Kineococcus mangrovi:
CCAGTTCGCGATGTCGCGCGGGGTCCACTTCCGGTCGGGGTCGGCGGTGGAGAACGCCTCCACGGCGCTGCGGACGGCCTGCGTCTCGGCGTACTCCAGCGGCTCGTCCGGCGGGTAGCTCGAGAGGTCCAGCCCGCTCCAGCCGCCGTAGAGGTTCAGGGCGCCGTCGTAGCTGACGTACTGCGCGTACTCCTCGTACTTGGCCCGCGCCTCCTCGTCGGTGGGGGCGGTGATGATCGTGACGAGGGTGAACACCTTGACGCTGCGCGGGTCGCGGCCGGCCTGCTCGGCCTGCGCGCGCAACCGGTCGACCCAGGGGCGCATCACCTCCGGACGGGTGGCGGTGTTGAAGACCGCCTCGCCGTGGCGGGCGGCGAAGGCGATCCCGCGCGGGGAGGCCCCGGCCTGGAAGATCACCGGCGTGCGCTGGGGCGAGGGGGCCGTCAGGCCGATGCCTGGGACGTCGAAGAACCGCCCGTGGTGCTCGATCGGGTGCACCTTGGCGGGGTCGGTGAACACCCCGGCCTCGGCGTCGCGGACGACGGCGTCGTCCTCCCAGGACCCCTCCCACAGCTTGTAGACGACCTCCAGGAACTCCTCGCCGAGCTCGTAGCGCTCGTCGTGGGAGATCTGGGTCGACAGGCCCAGGTTCTTCGCCGCCGACTCCAGGTAGCTCGTCACCACGTTCCAGCCGACGCGGCCGTTCGTGTAGTGGTCCAGCGTCGCCATCGTGCGGGCGAAGGAGTAGGGCTGCTCGTACGTCAGCGACACCGTCACCCCGAACCCGAGGTGCTCGGTCACCGCGCCCATCGCCGACACGGCGAGCAGCGGGTCACCCACGGGGACCTGGGTCGACTCGCGCAGCGCCGTCTCCGGGCCACCCCGGTAGACGTCGTAGATCCCGAGGACGTCGGCGATGAACAGCGAGTCGAACTTGCCGCGTTCGAGCAGCTTCGCCAGCTCGGTCCAGTAGCGGAGGTCGTCGAAGCGGTGCGACTGGTCGTCGGGGTGGCGCCACAGGCCGGGGGACTGGTGCCCGACGCACGTCATGTCGAAGGCGTTGAGGTGCACCCTGCGGTCTTGCGTCACGGAACTCTCCGTCTCGGTGGGGATCACTTGACGGCCCCGGCGGACAACCCGCCGACGAGCCACTTCTGGGCGACGACGGCGAGCACGTACATCGGGACGATCCCGACGAGCGAGGCCGCCGCCTGCTGGCCGAACTGCACGGTGCGGTCGCCCTGGAACAACGACAGACCGACCGGGAGGGTCTGGCTGTCGGTGCTCTGCGAGAACGACACGGCGAACAGGAACTCGTTGTACGACAGGAACAGGCAGATGAGCAGCGCGGCCACCAGGCCCGGGGCCAGCAGCGGCAGCACGATGCGGACCAGCCCGCCGGTGGTGGACAGCCCGTCGACCCAGCCGGCCTCCTCGACCTCGACCGGGACGCGCCGCACGAAACCGTCGAGCAGCCAGACCGCGACCGGCACGTTGGCCAGGCCGTTGACCAGGATCAACCCGGTCGCGGTGTTCGTGAGGTCGGCCTGCTTGAGCAGGTAGTACAAGGGCAGCACGGCGACGATGGGCGGTGCGCAGTAGCTGGCGAGCAGCACCGCCTGCAGCCGTTCCCCGCGCGCCCCGGCGCGGGCCGTCACGTACGCGGCGGGCACCGCCACGAGGGACGTGAGCAGGGTCGCGCCGATCGCGACGACCCACGAGTTCGCGAGCATCGTCGACAGGGGGACCGTGGAGAACGCCGCGGGGAAGTTCGACCAGACGAGCCGGCTGGGCAACCAGCCGCCGTTGGCGATGTCGTCGACGCTGCGCAGCGACAGCGAGACGAGGAACAGCA
Protein-coding regions in this window:
- a CDS encoding LLM class flavin-dependent oxidoreductase encodes the protein MTQDRRVHLNAFDMTCVGHQSPGLWRHPDDQSHRFDDLRYWTELAKLLERGKFDSLFIADVLGIYDVYRGGPETALRESTQVPVGDPLLAVSAMGAVTEHLGFGVTVSLTYEQPYSFARTMATLDHYTNGRVGWNVVTSYLESAAKNLGLSTQISHDERYELGEEFLEVVYKLWEGSWEDDAVVRDAEAGVFTDPAKVHPIEHHGRFFDVPGIGLTAPSPQRTPVIFQAGASPRGIAFAARHGEAVFNTATRPEVMRPWVDRLRAQAEQAGRDPRSVKVFTLVTIITAPTDEEARAKYEEYAQYVSYDGALNLYGGWSGLDLSSYPPDEPLEYAETQAVRSAVEAFSTADPDRKWTPRDIANWVGIGGMGAVVVGSPSTVADELQRWMDVGDVDGFNCAYAITPGTFEDIVELVVPELQRRGVYPTEYQGETLRETIYGKGQVRVRDDHPAAAFRASADAR
- a CDS encoding carbohydrate ABC transporter permease yields the protein MSAASPAATLRRSGVRVVLAVVALVALLPLLFLVSLSLRSVDDIANGGWLPSRLVWSNFPAAFSTVPLSTMLANSWVVAIGATLLTSLVAVPAAYVTARAGARGERLQAVLLASYCAPPIVAVLPLYYLLKQADLTNTATGLILVNGLANVPVAVWLLDGFVRRVPVEVEEAGWVDGLSTTGGLVRIVLPLLAPGLVAALLICLFLSYNEFLFAVSFSQSTDSQTLPVGLSLFQGDRTVQFGQQAAASLVGIVPMYVLAVVAQKWLVGGLSAGAVK